The DNA sequence GAAACAAAATGCcttcatttaataaatgcttattaaataaatggaaagaaaaataggaatgcTTGTGAACATAGGGGCACTAACTGATTAAGTATATTTAATATAACATCAAGTCCCATGGAATTACTCAAATAGAGGGTTTTATGGCTGAAATGAACTTGGATTAACCATACATATTTGTTTCAATTATCAAATGTTTATGTTGATCTTAttgggaaaataaattatttaatttctagtGAGAGATAATGTTACATTTTTAATTCTATGATTTCAATTTAACAAATCATATTTATCTTAATGTTTTCATCTTTGCCTTTCAAACCACTGTGTGGCAATGAATTGATTATTGCCTGATATCATAAATAAAtgtcttcattattttaaatgcacAGGCATTTATTTGGTTGTAGATTACTAACAAAGAGGAAAAGGACCTCTGATAGAAAATTGTATTAAGATGTTTTCATAAACTTGCAAAACAAGCAGGgtatttctgcttttattatttttttcaaaatctaaTAAAGCTCTATTGAGTCTAAGGAATTATTAGCTCTGTCCATTTCAGGACTATTCAGTTTCTAAAATGACCCTGAAATAGCAGTTAGGTGTTAAGAAAATAAGACTGCCTCACAAAGCTATCATTAAACTCACAATCCATGGAGTTTCCTTTCCCAAATGAGCCTTGTATTTTCTAAGAGTTTCAGAAGTGAATTATTTTAGACCCAATAATAGATGGGGTAAAGTTCAAATCATTTCAAATACATACATTTCTTAAAAGTGCTACCAGTTTCACACAATTATGAATTTGGAAAGTTTAGTAGTGTCTgtcaattatataaaataatgaaaatcatgtATAAATCATCACCTAATTTTAGGCCAACACATAATTGTTCTCTGTCACTCTCTCATTATTTGAGTTTAACTGGACTCTGTTTAGCAGGTTTTTAGATCTGAATTTTGTTCTTGCCATTCAATAGGTAACTCAAAGGCCCATGATGGAAAAAATGTCTGAATCTAACTTCACTGAGGTGATGCTCTTCATCCTTTCTGGATTTGCAGATCACCCTGAATTACAAGTCAGCCTTTTCTTGCTGTTTCTCTTCATTTACCTGTTCACTGTTTTGGGGAACCTTGGACTAACCATATTAATCAGAACTGACTCTCAGCTTCATATGCCTATGTACTTTTTTCTTAGCAATTTAGCATTCATTGACATATTTTATTCATCTACTGTGACACCGAAGACACTGGTCAGTTTTCAGCCCAACCAGAAAACCATCTCTTTTGTTGGTTGCTTTGTCCAAATGTACTTTTTTGTTGGTTTGGTGTGTAGTGAGTGTTTTCTTCTGGCATCAATGACCTATGACCACTACCTAGCAATCTGCAACCCCTTATTCTATTCAGTAGTCATGTCCCAGAAAGTGTGCAATTGGCTGGGAGTAATGCCAAATGTGATAGGCTTCACAAATTCACTGATATCCATCTGTGTGATAAGCAGTTTAGTGTTCTGCAATTCTAGCATTGATCATTTTTTCTGTGATACCATAGCTCTTTTGGCCTTGTCCTGTATGGACACATTCAGCACAGAGATGGTGATCTTTGTCTTAGCTGGGTTCACCCTGATGAGTTATCTTCTCATCATCACAATCACTTACAGTGCCATCATCTTAGCCATACTGAGGATATGGTCTTCAGTGGGCAGgtagaaaaccttctccacctgTGCGTCCCACCCCATAACTATCTTCTATGGGTCCctgattttcacatatttacaGCCTGATAACACATCCTCCTTGACCCAGGCACAGGTGGCATCTGTGTTTTATACCATTGTCATTCCAATGCTGAATCCTCTGATCTATAGTTTGAGGAACAAAGATGTGAAAAATGCTTTCCTAAGAGtcatacatagaaaactatttCCATGACCAACCTATGAATCTTACCATTAAAATAAACCTGGAAggttttattcattcaattactCCAACAATTGTGGAAAATATTACAGTAATCTTATATGGTGTAATATAGATTAAATGATGATTTAGAACGTTGAAATTTGTGACATGAATTATAAACTTGTATGTTTGTGTTGAATATGGAATCACTATAATAGCAGACTATTTGGGCACATCAATTATTCAGAG is a window from the Tamandua tetradactyla isolate mTamTet1 chromosome 14, mTamTet1.pri, whole genome shotgun sequence genome containing:
- the LOC143655021 gene encoding LOW QUALITY PROTEIN: olfactory receptor 8I2-like (The sequence of the model RefSeq protein was modified relative to this genomic sequence to represent the inferred CDS: substituted 1 base at 1 genomic stop codon), which gives rise to MSESNFTEVMLFILSGFADHPELQVSLFLLFLFIYLFTVLGNLGLTILIRTDSQLHMPMYFFLSNLAFIDIFYSSTVTPKTLVSFQPNQKTISFVGCFVQMYFFVGLVCSECFLLASMTYDHYLAICNPLFYSVVMSQKVCNWLGVMPNVIGFTNSLISICVISSLVFCNSSIDHFFCDTIALLALSCMDTFSTEMVIFVLAGFTLMSYLLIITITYSAIILAILRIWSSVGRXKTFSTCASHPITIFYGSLIFTYLQPDNTSSLTQAQVASVFYTIVIPMLNPLIYSLRNKDVKNAFLRVIHRKLFP